The Bacillus carboniphilus genome contains a region encoding:
- a CDS encoding DUF1128 domain-containing protein, translating into MDLSQKSIENITIMIDKIVEKLNVLNMGVIKPESFDEDMYDDLKDLYEMVINKKQISPSEMQAIVEELGKLRKKS; encoded by the coding sequence GTGGATTTATCACAAAAATCAATAGAAAATATTACAATCATGATTGATAAGATTGTAGAGAAGCTAAATGTTCTTAATATGGGTGTCATAAAACCTGAATCATTTGATGAAGACATGTATGATGATCTTAAAGATTTATATGAAATGGTTATAAATAAGAAGCAAATCAGCCCTAGTGAAATGCAAGCTATCGTAGAAGAACTTGGGAAATTAAGAAAAAAATCTTAA
- a CDS encoding DUF1835 domain-containing protein yields the protein MKKIDDRTLHIAFDEPTANGLENLLKYESDQKVMAGPHLFSIGPLYELDKKEGEGKTLSMVI from the coding sequence ATGAAAAAAATAGATGATCGAACATTACATATTGCCTTTGACGAACCGACAGCTAATGGATTGGAAAATTTGTTGAAGTACGAGAGTGATCAAAAAGTAATGGCTGGTCCTCATCTGTTTTCAATTGGTCCCCTCTACGAATTGGATAAAAAAGAAGGGGAGGGAAAAACGCTATCAATGGTTATTTGA
- a CDS encoding nucleoside deaminase: MLPNQDILFIQYTIQLAINDIQFGYQGWPFGALIVKDSYIFGIGQNQVVATCDPSAHAEVLAIRDACKRLRTYQLPGFTLYSSAEPCPMCLATAYWANIKRIVYCTPTKVVAEYGIRDQFIYQQVCLSPEKRTIPTEKIDNPSSLVPFQLWLQKTKPNKAR; encoded by the coding sequence GTGCTACCTAACCAAGATATATTGTTTATTCAATATACGATACAACTAGCAATTAATGACATACAGTTCGGTTATCAAGGTTGGCCATTCGGGGCTCTTATTGTAAAAGATAGTTATATTTTTGGTATTGGCCAAAATCAAGTTGTTGCAACATGTGATCCAAGTGCTCATGCTGAAGTTCTTGCTATTCGTGATGCATGTAAAAGGTTAAGAACGTACCAATTACCTGGTTTTACTCTCTACAGTAGTGCCGAGCCTTGTCCAATGTGCTTAGCAACTGCTTATTGGGCAAATATTAAACGAATTGTTTACTGTACACCTACTAAAGTAGTAGCAGAATACGGTATTCGTGATCAGTTCATTTATCAACAAGTATGCCTCTCTCCTGAAAAAAGAACAATCCCAACTGAAAAAATAGATAACCCTTCGAGTTTAGTTCCTTTTCAATTGTGGCTTCAAAAAACGAAACCGAACAAAGCACGATGA
- a CDS encoding GNAT family N-acetyltransferase — protein MKVLNIRHIPKATITEFFNKHWGSSEMVISSGVYQCDELEGYVVINDQKEIIGLVTIILSKEECEIISLDSLVERKGIGSLLMKEVEAYAKNHSCFKMKVTTTNDNLLALGFYQRRGYQITEVIKNAVVQAREIKPQIPMIAENGIPIRDELILEKMI, from the coding sequence ATGAAAGTATTGAACATACGTCATATACCGAAAGCAACCATAACAGAGTTCTTTAATAAGCATTGGGGAAGTAGCGAAATGGTGATCTCTTCGGGAGTATATCAATGTGATGAACTGGAGGGATACGTGGTCATAAACGATCAAAAAGAGATCATAGGTTTAGTCACTATTATTCTTTCTAAGGAAGAGTGTGAAATCATTTCACTAGATAGCCTTGTGGAGAGAAAAGGAATAGGTAGTCTACTTATGAAAGAAGTAGAAGCATATGCTAAAAACCATTCTTGTTTTAAAATGAAAGTGACTACAACGAACGATAATTTACTAGCTCTAGGGTTCTATCAAAGGCGTGGTTATCAAATAACAGAAGTAATCAAAAATGCAGTAGTTCAAGCAAGGGAAATCAAGCCCCAAATTCCCATGATCGCAGAAAATGGAATTCCAATAAGGGACGAGCTAATCTTAGAAAAAATGATTTAA
- a CDS encoding zinc ribbon domain-containing protein — translation MTNGGCIKCGHTEAGQKEIATSGTGLSKMFDVQHNKFMVVYCKNCGYCELYNKNTSAASNIVDLFFG, via the coding sequence ATGACAAATGGTGGTTGTATTAAATGTGGACATACAGAAGCAGGACAAAAAGAGATTGCTACATCTGGAACAGGGTTATCAAAAATGTTCGATGTGCAGCACAACAAATTCATGGTGGTATATTGCAAAAACTGTGGTTATTGTGAGCTATATAATAAGAACACTTCAGCGGCAAGTAATATTGTTGATTTGTTCTTTGGTTGA
- a CDS encoding YncE family protein, which yields MSILYTTGPIFRTNLELVFLLVRNTDPSNSASVSVRFFDENSSPETLVNSVSFTVNANSTERFESPLTPSFLIEVEIDLANRSDTTTTAVVQPTLTAFEDATSEFDQFIRLFVSSPKVLQDIDYPITPQLNLFLPDIINCEGQISGDVSFNGVPQAGVDVSFTAETSGVSFVPNPATTDMNGNYVTSVVVTPPKPLTKTAITASATVNGQIVQSVGVTEVVRLLLYVTNFGSNNVSVINASTNMVVDTITGITNPTGIAANSVTGLVYVANQTINVLSVIDATTNLIINTITAGMAVDDYGVAVNQNENLIYLANNVGSTLTIIDGTSNIIIDTVTIAPTAKSVAVDQQRNLIYVTSQFLDIVSVIDGDNGFVITATVTLGVILLQI from the coding sequence ATGTCTATTTTATATACAACGGGTCCGATTTTTAGAACGAATTTAGAGTTAGTTTTTCTTTTAGTTCGAAATACAGACCCCTCTAACAGCGCGAGTGTATCCGTACGATTTTTCGACGAAAATTCCTCTCCTGAGACACTCGTCAACTCGGTTTCATTTACAGTTAACGCAAATAGCACGGAAAGGTTTGAGTCCCCTTTAACACCATCGTTTTTAATTGAGGTGGAGATCGATTTAGCCAATCGAAGCGACACAACCACTACTGCTGTCGTTCAACCAACTTTAACAGCTTTTGAAGACGCCACGAGCGAGTTTGATCAATTCATTCGTTTATTCGTGTCTAGCCCAAAGGTTTTGCAAGATATAGACTATCCGATCACTCCGCAATTAAATCTATTTTTACCGGATATAATCAATTGTGAAGGACAAATATCGGGGGATGTCTCGTTTAACGGTGTTCCTCAAGCAGGAGTAGATGTTAGTTTTACTGCTGAAACGTCGGGTGTTTCGTTTGTTCCGAATCCTGCAACAACGGATATGAATGGTAATTATGTAACGAGTGTGGTTGTGACTCCACCAAAGCCTCTGACAAAAACCGCAATTACTGCAAGTGCTACCGTGAATGGACAAATCGTGCAGTCAGTTGGTGTGACAGAAGTTGTACGCTTATTGCTATATGTTACGAACTTTGGTTCCAATAATGTATCCGTTATTAATGCCTCTACAAATATGGTGGTTGATACCATTACAGGCATTACAAACCCTACTGGAATTGCCGCAAACTCCGTCACAGGTTTAGTATACGTAGCTAATCAAACAATAAATGTATTATCCGTAATCGATGCGACAACTAATTTAATTATCAACACGATTACAGCAGGTATGGCTGTCGATGATTACGGGGTTGCTGTTAATCAAAATGAAAATTTAATTTATTTAGCGAATAACGTCGGGAGCACCTTAACTATTATTGATGGGACATCTAATATTATTATTGATACTGTCACCATAGCTCCCACTGCGAAAAGTGTTGCTGTTGATCAACAAAGGAATCTAATCTACGTCACATCTCAATTTCTAGATATCGTCTCCGTTATTGATGGTGATAATGGTTTTGTAATTACTGCGACTGTTACTTTGGGAGTGATCCTTTTGCAGATTTAG
- a CDS encoding DUF3658 domain-containing protein: MDYEKDYMYQYLYKWDNLVETLSRISESSQVVIWVSDNANEQTGIRYVLYLLKNKDCPIFVLNMNELYKQHFKGERNMITSGQIKREELEVLYREIENNEPLSSHERKDLEKQWGELSEKQKVLRIWRSNQIIDVDENYFDMIIIKKAQDLYIEHGIIGFMHASRLIGVVIEEIIDKHKQYIDFNYLNYRLRELISKEVFERKDALNSLMDCRINYLVKLAKCYFQKGED, translated from the coding sequence ATGGATTATGAAAAGGACTATATGTATCAATACCTTTATAAGTGGGATAACCTGGTTGAAACCTTGTCGCGCATATCTGAATCCTCTCAAGTAGTCATTTGGGTGAGTGATAATGCGAATGAGCAAACCGGAATACGGTATGTTCTTTACTTGTTAAAGAACAAGGATTGTCCAATTTTTGTTTTAAATATGAATGAGCTATACAAACAGCATTTCAAAGGTGAAAGAAATATGATCACGTCAGGTCAAATCAAGCGCGAAGAATTGGAGGTCCTTTATCGTGAAATTGAAAACAATGAGCCTTTATCTAGTCATGAACGTAAAGATTTAGAAAAACAGTGGGGAGAACTTTCGGAAAAGCAAAAGGTTTTGCGTATTTGGAGAAGTAATCAAATAATAGATGTGGATGAAAATTATTTTGATATGATAATCATCAAAAAGGCCCAAGATTTATATATAGAACATGGGATCATAGGGTTTATGCACGCCTCAAGGTTGATAGGAGTCGTTATAGAAGAAATCATTGATAAACATAAACAATATATTGACTTCAATTATTTGAACTACCGATTAAGGGAGTTAATTTCAAAAGAGGTTTTTGAAAGAAAAGACGCTTTAAATTCTTTGATGGATTGTCGTATAAACTACTTAGTAAAACTAGCAAAATGTTACTTTCAAAAAGGAGAGGATTAA
- a CDS encoding low molecular weight protein-tyrosine-phosphatase produces the protein MIRVLFVCLGNICRSPMAEAVMRDIVKSEGLEKEIMVDSAGTGNWHIGNPPHEGTRSILEKQEIEYEGMKARQVIQDDLFDFDYIIAMDGENLGNLHRLAGYNKTGVIKRLLDYVPEAGQDDVPDPYFTGNFEEVYEMVKSGCENLLNTIKETHQL, from the coding sequence ATGATAAGAGTATTATTTGTATGTTTAGGGAACATTTGTCGTTCTCCAATGGCTGAAGCTGTTATGAGGGATATCGTTAAGTCAGAAGGATTAGAGAAAGAAATCATGGTTGATTCTGCAGGAACAGGGAATTGGCACATTGGTAACCCTCCACATGAAGGAACAAGGTCTATTTTAGAGAAACAAGAGATAGAATATGAAGGAATGAAAGCAAGGCAAGTCATTCAAGATGACTTATTTGACTTTGATTATATTATTGCTATGGATGGCGAAAATTTAGGTAATTTACACAGATTAGCAGGTTACAACAAAACAGGTGTAATTAAACGACTACTTGATTATGTGCCGGAAGCGGGACAAGATGATGTTCCTGATCCATATTTTACAGGGAATTTTGAAGAAGTATATGAAATGGTTAAAAGTGGTTGTGAAAATTTGTTGAATACTATTAAAGAAACGCATCAACTTTAA
- a CDS encoding DUF3221 domain-containing protein yields the protein MKKMMAIYLMLVAIFSLMIGCSFNSSSDDKGKTDDLRIQGYILEVAEEEVLLVRDISLSEFNKIRDLSLEELMENDEFSHDLIYVKYENSSEFSIGDRVIASISSDGIYETWPAQAEAEKIELYN from the coding sequence ATGAAGAAGATGATGGCAATTTATTTGATGTTGGTAGCAATTTTTTCTCTAATGATAGGGTGTTCTTTCAACAGTTCATCAGATGATAAAGGTAAAACTGATGATCTACGCATACAGGGCTATATACTAGAGGTAGCGGAAGAAGAAGTACTTTTGGTTAGAGATATAAGCTTATCAGAATTCAATAAAATAAGAGATTTATCTTTAGAAGAGCTAATGGAGAACGATGAATTCTCACATGACCTTATATATGTTAAATATGAAAATAGCAGTGAATTTAGTATAGGTGACAGGGTAATTGCTTCAATATCTTCAGATGGTATTTATGAGACTTGGCCAGCTCAAGCTGAAGCTGAAAAAATTGAGTTGTATAATTGA
- a CDS encoding YihY/virulence factor BrkB family protein codes for MDSQTIDIKYFIAILTRLFKRLNRHEVFGLSGELAYFFLLSLFPFLLFLITLVGYLPLSAEGILDFIEPYAPEQGMAFIEENVLYIINQENGQLLSIGILVTIWSASNGLNAIIRAFNRAYEVKESRSYLVSRGMSIILTFAMIFVIIISLLLPVFGKQIGSFLFSVLGLSEIFVVLWEAIRWLLSTVIICIVFTGLYFFAPNKKLKLSESYPGALFATVGWIVVSYLFSYYVSNFGNYSATYGSLGAVIILLIWFYLTGLIIIIGGEINAVIFKYHHRKSFH; via the coding sequence GTGGATAGTCAGACAATAGATATTAAATACTTCATTGCGATTCTTACTCGTTTATTTAAAAGGTTGAATCGCCACGAAGTATTTGGTTTGTCTGGTGAACTTGCTTATTTTTTTCTCCTTTCACTTTTTCCCTTTCTTCTTTTTCTTATCACGTTAGTTGGATATTTACCTTTGTCTGCAGAAGGTATTTTAGATTTTATCGAGCCCTACGCACCTGAGCAAGGAATGGCTTTTATTGAGGAGAATGTTCTCTATATTATAAACCAAGAAAACGGTCAGTTGCTGTCTATTGGGATTTTAGTAACAATTTGGTCTGCTTCTAACGGACTTAATGCCATTATTCGTGCATTTAATCGTGCGTATGAAGTCAAGGAAAGTCGATCTTATTTAGTGTCACGAGGAATGTCGATCATTTTAACCTTTGCAATGATTTTTGTTATTATCATCTCCTTGTTATTACCTGTATTCGGTAAACAAATAGGCAGCTTTTTATTTTCAGTACTTGGTTTGTCAGAAATATTTGTTGTCTTATGGGAAGCGATCAGGTGGTTATTAAGTACAGTGATTATATGTATCGTCTTTACTGGACTGTATTTTTTCGCTCCAAATAAAAAATTGAAGCTATCCGAATCTTATCCAGGTGCCTTATTTGCAACAGTCGGTTGGATCGTTGTATCCTATCTGTTTTCATACTATGTTAGTAACTTTGGCAATTATAGTGCAACTTATGGGAGTTTAGGTGCTGTAATCATTTTGTTAATATGGTTTTATCTCACCGGCCTTATTATTATTATTGGTGGAGAAATAAATGCGGTTATATTCAAGTATCATCACAGGAAAAGCTTCCATTAG
- a CDS encoding thiol-disulfide oxidoreductase DCC family protein translates to MNKPILLFDGVCNLCNDLVRFIIKRDHHARFLFASLQSESGQNYLNKFGLCQTNFDSFVYVEGDKYYTKSTAALHMFKTLGGFWRLLFIFILVPKPIRDFIYNYVAKNRYKWFGQQDSCMMPTPELKKRFLE, encoded by the coding sequence ATGAATAAACCGATCCTTTTATTTGATGGTGTGTGCAATTTATGTAATGATCTTGTCCGGTTTATTATCAAAAGGGATCATCATGCGCGTTTCTTATTTGCATCCTTACAATCTGAATCAGGCCAAAACTACCTAAACAAGTTCGGCCTCTGTCAAACAAATTTTGATTCATTTGTTTATGTTGAAGGTGACAAATATTACACAAAGTCAACAGCAGCTTTGCATATGTTTAAAACATTAGGCGGCTTTTGGCGCTTGCTCTTTATTTTCATCCTCGTTCCAAAACCAATTAGAGATTTTATCTATAACTATGTTGCGAAGAACCGTTATAAATGGTTTGGTCAACAAGACTCTTGTATGATGCCTACTCCTGAACTTAAAAAGCGATTTTTGGAATAA
- a CDS encoding alpha/beta hydrolase, whose amino-acid sequence MWALLGYSFSLLTLIVVTTALFLRNLLIYPRTFRYEETFELGIKKGEINVVKYHTLEKYELYIDSKFGYKIHGLLFPLKRESKKAIIIAHGIRWSLFGNVKYIDLFHRLGYHVLTYDQRFHGKSEGSHTSFGFFEKYDMQAWVDYLYKKLGDDAQIGVLGESLGAATALQALKDYPKIAFCIADCAYSNLIDLLKSHLFFFNRLSLSLIIPITSFFTKMFHGWSFKQISPINHLHETNTPILLIHGEKDRIIPKRMSEEMYRKIRGIKQLYIVPNAGHTEAYVYDPLNYESVVKEFLELIEKR is encoded by the coding sequence ATGTGGGCTTTACTTGGATATTCTTTTTCACTTTTGACTTTAATCGTAGTGACAACCGCTCTTTTTTTAAGAAATCTATTAATCTATCCTCGTACTTTTCGGTATGAAGAAACATTTGAGTTAGGGATTAAAAAGGGAGAAATTAATGTAGTGAAATATCATACACTAGAAAAGTATGAGTTATACATTGATTCAAAGTTTGGCTATAAGATACACGGTTTGTTATTTCCTTTGAAAAGAGAATCAAAAAAAGCGATCATTATAGCTCATGGTATAAGATGGAGTTTATTTGGAAATGTAAAATACATCGACCTGTTTCACAGGCTAGGCTATCATGTATTAACGTATGACCAGAGGTTTCATGGGAAAAGTGAAGGGTCACATACGTCTTTTGGCTTTTTTGAAAAATATGATATGCAAGCATGGGTAGATTATTTATATAAAAAATTAGGCGATGATGCCCAAATAGGGGTGTTAGGTGAATCGTTAGGTGCAGCAACAGCATTACAAGCGTTAAAAGATTATCCAAAGATCGCTTTCTGTATAGCGGATTGTGCGTATAGCAATTTAATAGATTTACTCAAAAGTCATCTTTTCTTTTTCAATAGACTATCCCTTTCCTTAATTATTCCAATTACGAGCTTTTTTACGAAAATGTTTCACGGTTGGAGTTTTAAGCAAATTTCTCCTATTAACCATCTTCATGAAACAAACACGCCTATTTTATTAATTCACGGCGAGAAAGATCGCATTATTCCGAAACGAATGAGTGAAGAAATGTATAGAAAGATTCGAGGAATCAAACAACTTTATATTGTACCGAATGCAGGACACACAGAAGCCTATGTATACGACCCATTAAATTATGAGTCGGTGGTTAAAGAATTTTTAGAGTTAATTGAAAAGAGATAA
- a CDS encoding pyridoxal phosphate-dependent decarboxylase family protein codes for MKEMQQLFPSIDGNEQQRNDFLGYVSELVSKLDELKDPKKLSLGEMPDYTKDYYEQVMNQAMIPENGVAIQELIDQLIELAKGQRYINSNYVANAVPLPNIPSLLGNLLMVLTNGNGLWDVEGAAPALAEVKITSMLSKMIGYNPEKSGGYTTWGGQGAVFNSLRLAITRQFPESNKEGIPNNLYCFCSELSHYSLYKSVEATGIGINNMIRVKVNDDHSMNIDDLKEKIEAVIANGGIPLYILATMGTTDTFGIDSIKEIKEVAMKLEDEHNLKPIYIHADSAMGGMYTFFNDYDFAQNPLDFEPRVCDTLSNFQSKFKFIHLADSMVFDFHKLGQTPYISSLFLVKNKSDLVNVDLDSSETPYIGNRGYGSYHTSYTLECSRMGSSITILASLLGLGIEGYQRLLANYILVNHHFRDSLKESFSNVAVTNEVSPITTFRFYQDEVVWEKEKNGELTIDEIREINDYNDGFAELIGIERDVVYFGNTKKQRLILPKGSEKRIPIYAHKFFSISPYTTVEEVERYIGFLKDHMNMYEKQPVLM; via the coding sequence ATGAAAGAGATGCAACAATTATTTCCTAGTATTGATGGAAATGAACAACAACGCAATGATTTTTTAGGCTATGTTTCAGAACTAGTGTCCAAATTAGATGAATTAAAAGATCCAAAAAAATTATCTTTAGGTGAGATGCCGGATTACACAAAAGATTACTATGAACAAGTTATGAACCAAGCAATGATACCCGAAAATGGGGTGGCGATTCAAGAATTGATTGACCAATTAATTGAACTCGCAAAAGGTCAACGATATATTAATAGTAATTACGTCGCGAATGCAGTCCCACTACCGAATATACCAAGTTTATTAGGGAATCTATTAATGGTTTTGACTAATGGAAATGGTTTGTGGGATGTGGAAGGAGCTGCTCCTGCACTTGCAGAAGTGAAAATTACGAGTATGTTATCAAAGATGATTGGCTACAACCCAGAAAAAAGCGGTGGATATACTACATGGGGAGGACAAGGAGCCGTATTTAATTCATTGCGATTGGCTATTACGAGACAGTTCCCTGAATCAAATAAAGAAGGGATTCCTAATAACCTGTACTGCTTTTGCTCTGAATTGAGTCATTATAGCTTATATAAATCGGTTGAAGCAACTGGAATTGGAATTAATAATATGATTCGAGTAAAAGTAAATGATGACCATTCGATGAACATTGACGATTTAAAAGAAAAGATAGAAGCGGTCATTGCCAATGGTGGTATTCCTCTATATATCCTTGCTACGATGGGTACAACTGATACGTTCGGAATCGATTCCATCAAAGAAATCAAGGAAGTTGCTATGAAACTAGAAGATGAGCATAACTTAAAGCCAATCTATATTCACGCTGATTCAGCGATGGGTGGAATGTATACGTTCTTTAATGACTATGACTTTGCCCAAAACCCATTGGACTTTGAGCCACGTGTTTGTGATACGTTATCCAATTTTCAATCAAAATTTAAGTTTATTCATTTAGCAGATAGTATGGTTTTTGATTTTCACAAATTAGGTCAAACGCCGTATATTTCGAGTCTTTTCCTTGTGAAAAATAAATCTGACTTAGTCAATGTTGATTTGGATTCATCAGAAACTCCTTATATAGGAAATCGCGGATATGGAAGCTATCACACAAGTTATACTTTAGAATGTTCCCGAATGGGAAGTTCGATTACCATCTTGGCTTCTCTTCTTGGTCTTGGAATTGAAGGTTATCAAAGATTACTAGCAAACTATATATTAGTTAATCATCATTTTAGAGATTCGTTAAAAGAGAGCTTTTCAAATGTTGCCGTGACAAATGAGGTCTCTCCTATTACAACGTTTAGATTCTATCAAGACGAAGTAGTATGGGAAAAGGAAAAAAACGGTGAACTCACAATCGATGAAATAAGAGAGATCAATGACTATAATGACGGATTTGCAGAGTTAATCGGTATCGAGCGAGACGTTGTTTATTTTGGAAATACGAAAAAGCAACGATTGATTTTGCCAAAAGGATCTGAAAAAAGGATCCCAATTTACGCACATAAATTTTTCAGTATTTCTCCTTATACAACAGTTGAAGAGGTTGAAAGGTATATTGGGTTCTTAAAAGATCATATGAATATGTATGAAAAACAGCCTGTACTCATGTAA
- a CDS encoding YncE family protein gives MTATIPVGNLPIGTALNEDRNLIYVTNSLDSTISIIDGNLDVVAATITIFFGGSTTLTSVAVSENLNILYVVDLTNNSVYVIDGVTNMVTTTISVGANPRDITFL, from the coding sequence GTGACCGCTACAATTCCAGTAGGTAATTTACCCATAGGAACTGCTTTAAATGAAGATAGGAACCTCATCTATGTTACTAATTCATTGGACAGTACTATCTCAATTATTGATGGGAACTTAGATGTAGTTGCTGCAACCATAACCATTTTTTTTGGGGGAAGTACCACTTTAACAAGTGTAGCTGTTAGTGAAAACCTAAATATTCTTTATGTTGTCGATCTAACAAACAACAGTGTTTATGTCATTGATGGTGTTACAAATATGGTAACGACAACGATTTCAGTTGGGGCTAATCCCAGAGATATCACGTTTCTTTAG
- a CDS encoding recombinase family protein: MDALEKAGAERIFSDQDSGGKWDREQLHRCLDILRDGDTLIVYKLDRLARNAKQLYEIADLLTKRKVALVSLNESIDTSTAMGRAMFGMISIMAELERDMIRERTHAGLEVARARGRQCGRNVIRWTNRR; the protein is encoded by the coding sequence GTGGACGCACTTGAGAAGGCTGGAGCTGAACGAATATTCTCCGATCAAGATAGCGGCGGTAAATGGGATCGGGAGCAATTACATAGGTGTCTCGATATATTGCGAGATGGCGATACGTTAATCGTTTATAAACTCGATAGACTCGCCAGGAACGCCAAGCAACTATACGAAATAGCCGACTTGTTAACGAAAAGAAAAGTCGCACTCGTTAGCTTAAATGAAAGTATTGACACGTCAACCGCAATGGGCCGGGCGATGTTCGGAATGATTAGCATCATGGCCGAGCTGGAACGAGACATGATTCGAGAGAGAACACACGCAGGACTCGAAGTAGCAAGAGCACGAGGAAGACAGTGCGGACGTAACGTAATCCGATGGACCAATCGAAGGTAA
- a CDS encoding J-domain-containing protein codes for MDFSTIISEDRIKRAYEDGVFDHLEGYGKLLPKDDASHLPPELRMAYRIMKNGRMIVETEVKKRDS; via the coding sequence ATGGACTTCTCTACTATTATTTCTGAAGACCGTATTAAACGAGCCTATGAAGACGGAGTGTTTGATCATTTAGAAGGATATGGGAAACTGTTACCAAAAGATGATGCTTCTCACCTTCCACCAGAATTACGAATGGCTTATCGTATCATGAAGAACGGCCGTATGATCGTTGAGACAGAAGTGAAAAAAAGAGATTCTTAA
- a CDS encoding metal-dependent hydrolase, translated as MTGKTHMMAGVATCAVAFTITNDNPAILITSGMIGSLLPDICHSGSKIGRRFPFLSKIINSIFGHRTFTHSLLFLFIIASLLKTFIPFSAISTGVLLGMISHFVLDGMTKRGIMLFYPLKKSIRFPMTTKTGSLIEQVVFLGLAIVSIYYGKDIIQYYL; from the coding sequence ATGACAGGAAAAACACATATGATGGCGGGAGTTGCAACATGTGCTGTTGCTTTCACCATAACAAACGACAATCCAGCCATTTTAATCACATCTGGAATGATCGGCTCCCTTCTCCCCGATATCTGCCATAGTGGAAGTAAAATCGGGAGAAGGTTTCCATTCTTATCAAAGATTATCAATTCCATTTTCGGTCACAGAACATTTACACATAGCTTATTATTTCTTTTCATCATTGCCTCTTTGCTAAAAACGTTTATTCCTTTCTCGGCGATTTCTACAGGTGTTTTACTAGGTATGATTAGTCACTTCGTTCTTGATGGAATGACGAAAAGGGGGATTATGCTTTTTTATCCTCTTAAAAAATCGATCCGTTTTCCAATGACTACAAAGACAGGTAGCTTAATTGAACAGGTTGTTTTTCTCGGTTTAGCCATTGTCTCTATCTATTATGGAAAAGATATTATTCAATACTATCTTTAA
- a CDS encoding DUF6143 family protein has protein sequence MTEKIPPVVTVTNSAFESTKGVLFQGKSPILLPDLVNNAWGGLFNPSDSQLNLFLGLGAISNFSNTVIKVGIFLNSKPPGTVFESPQSAPLKIGSDNKPFGTILYNQSIQGEPIGGTEIVSLSVGPFSTFSDFSILGRVIVQPGTNILFFLSSEESTEASVTFSWWESVGIVC, from the coding sequence ATGACAGAAAAAATCCCGCCTGTTGTAACGGTTACAAATAGTGCATTCGAAAGCACCAAAGGAGTTCTTTTTCAAGGGAAGTCGCCTATTTTACTGCCTGACTTAGTCAATAATGCATGGGGAGGATTGTTTAACCCTTCAGATTCTCAGTTGAATTTATTTTTAGGTCTTGGTGCTATATCTAATTTTTCAAATACTGTTATTAAAGTTGGTATATTCTTAAATTCTAAACCACCTGGGACGGTATTTGAATCACCACAATCCGCCCCACTTAAAATAGGATCGGATAATAAACCTTTTGGAACGATCTTATACAACCAATCAATTCAAGGAGAACCTATTGGTGGAACTGAAATTGTATCACTATCAGTAGGTCCATTTTCAACTTTTTCCGATTTTAGTATTTTAGGAAGAGTAATTGTTCAACCAGGAACAAATATCCTCTTTTTTTTGAGTAGCGAAGAAAGTACAGAAGCTTCAGTTACTTTTAGCTGGTGGGAGAGTGTGGGGATTGTATGTTGA
- the yjcZ gene encoding sporulation protein YjcZ: MADLSSIAFVIVAFVLLVIVGCSCSNNLY; this comes from the coding sequence ATGGCTGATCTAAGTAGTATTGCATTTGTCATCGTAGCTTTTGTCCTTCTAGTCATCGTTGGATGTTCGTGTTCAAATAACCTTTATTAG